The Candidatus Abyssobacteria bacterium SURF_5 genome has a window encoding:
- a CDS encoding TetR family transcriptional regulator, with protein sequence MGRKSLAKERREQIVRALNRCVAEYGLQKTTIKNIARKAGVQPGILHHYFKDRDEIIEEMVEMIVNEVSAKYLEELQRHDDPEKRFEEGIDFLFNPVMINDEYASFFYDCWAEAKRNPRIRESFKMLYTRFRKAIIDLLAQNKGAAGLSSAKIQELADMIMAIQDGISLQWEMLPNGVSLKKAASMTKQMIRLYIREENRSR encoded by the coding sequence ATGGGAAGAAAGAGTCTTGCGAAAGAGCGGCGCGAGCAAATTGTCCGTGCTCTGAATCGGTGTGTCGCCGAGTATGGGCTTCAGAAAACGACCATCAAGAATATTGCGCGGAAGGCCGGTGTCCAGCCGGGCATTCTGCATCATTACTTCAAGGATCGGGACGAAATCATCGAGGAGATGGTCGAGATGATTGTCAATGAGGTGAGCGCGAAGTATCTTGAGGAGCTTCAGCGCCATGATGATCCCGAAAAGCGGTTCGAGGAGGGAATCGATTTCCTTTTCAACCCGGTCATGATTAATGACGAGTATGCGAGCTTTTTTTACGACTGCTGGGCGGAGGCCAAGCGCAACCCGCGGATACGCGAGAGCTTTAAGATGCTGTATACTCGTTTCCGGAAGGCCATAATCGATTTGCTCGCCCAGAACAAAGGTGCCGCCGGTCTGTCTTCTGCGAAGATTCAAGAGCTTGCGGATATGATCATGGCGATACAGGACGGGATCTCGCTGCAATGGGAGATGCTTCCCAACGGGGTCTCTCTCAAGAAGGCAGCGAGCATGACAAAGCAGATGATTCGGTTATACATAAGAGAAGAGAACCGGTCCAGATGA